The Mycolicibacterium arabiense genome has a window encoding:
- a CDS encoding MsnO8 family LLM class oxidoreductase, whose protein sequence is MRLSVLDLTFVRTDQSSRDALSVTVRLADTADRLGYTRFWTAEHHNTSALASTSPAVMIAHLAARTSRIRLGSGGVMLPNHPPLVVAEQFALLESLAPGRIDLGVGRAPGGRDLLATAALRGGRRDDGAADTLGQHIDDVATIMTADGMEHEAGDERGRLRATPAATNTPPIWVLGSSPSSALLAADKGLPYVYAHHFGRGGTHEALSRYRQHFTARTPLARPTAVLTAMVSVAPNRADARAAMVPVLLLFARQAAGQPLGRVELVDDHDVRLPLTNSAALEQFNAHAVVGTPKEAAEQLRDLAARFQIDEVMVCPVASERRGTDPATAPTNESTLELLARELL, encoded by the coding sequence ATGCGGCTGTCCGTACTCGATCTGACATTCGTCCGTACCGATCAGTCCAGCCGGGACGCGTTGTCCGTTACGGTTCGTCTCGCCGATACCGCCGACAGGCTCGGCTACACCCGATTCTGGACGGCCGAGCATCACAACACGTCTGCGCTGGCCTCGACCAGTCCGGCGGTGATGATCGCCCACCTCGCTGCCAGGACGTCGAGAATACGATTGGGCTCCGGCGGGGTCATGCTGCCCAATCACCCACCGTTGGTCGTCGCCGAGCAGTTCGCGTTGTTGGAGTCATTGGCTCCCGGCCGCATCGACCTCGGCGTCGGCAGAGCGCCCGGCGGGCGGGATCTGCTCGCGACAGCCGCGTTGCGAGGTGGCCGAAGAGATGACGGCGCCGCGGATACGCTGGGGCAGCACATCGACGACGTCGCCACGATAATGACCGCGGACGGCATGGAACACGAGGCGGGCGACGAACGCGGCCGACTGAGGGCCACCCCGGCTGCGACGAACACGCCCCCGATCTGGGTACTGGGGTCCTCCCCGTCGTCGGCGCTGCTGGCCGCAGACAAGGGCCTGCCCTACGTCTACGCACACCACTTCGGCAGAGGGGGCACCCACGAGGCGCTTTCCCGCTACCGCCAGCACTTCACAGCACGAACGCCGCTTGCGCGGCCTACCGCTGTTCTGACGGCGATGGTGAGTGTCGCACCCAACCGAGCTGACGCCCGGGCGGCGATGGTCCCCGTGTTGTTGCTCTTCGCGAGGCAGGCCGCGGGTCAGCCATTGGGACGCGTGGAACTCGTCGATGACCACGACGTCCGTCTCCCGTTGACGAATTCCGCTGCGCTCGAGCAGTTCAACGCCCACGCCGTTGTCGGCACACCCAAGGAGGCGGCCGAACAACTGCGTGACTTGGCGGCGCGATTCCAAATCGACGAGGTGATGGTGTGCCCCGTCGCATCGGAGCGGCGTGGAACGGATCCGGCGACGGCACCGACAAACGAGTCCACACTCGAACTGTTGGCTCGAGAGCTGTTGTGA
- a CDS encoding YbaB/EbfC family nucleoid-associated protein has translation MDNDALRHDVTEITAMVEDQMREIAAVQAKRAALSATGTSADGLVEVTVDAQRAVTDTVIDERYLEEFEFEDLAQHVTKAARAAVERVDAQTAELIAPLSERRESTSFTAGINAVPEFADIFAKARQAMSAHPPTSAQPGDRDFGEDSRFPTVRE, from the coding sequence ATGGACAACGACGCATTAAGGCATGACGTCACCGAGATCACCGCAATGGTCGAAGACCAGATGCGCGAGATTGCGGCCGTCCAAGCGAAGCGAGCGGCGCTGTCCGCGACGGGAACCTCGGCTGATGGACTGGTCGAGGTGACCGTCGACGCTCAGCGGGCCGTCACCGACACCGTGATCGACGAGCGTTACCTCGAGGAGTTCGAATTCGAGGATCTAGCCCAACACGTCACTAAAGCTGCGCGCGCCGCTGTGGAACGTGTCGACGCTCAAACCGCCGAGTTGATCGCGCCGTTGAGTGAACGCCGGGAGTCGACGTCCTTCACGGCGGGAATCAATGCGGTGCCCGAATTCGCAGACATCTTTGCCAAGGCTAGGCAGGCCATGTCAGCGCATCCGCCGACGAGCGCTCAGCCGGGCGACCGTGACTTCGGTGAGGACTCGCGCTTTCCCACCGTGCGCGAGTAG
- a CDS encoding type VII secretion target: MLSVVPAGLDAFAAANQAAAEQISSASSADAAAMLGAVAAAVGPIGAPYLVAYAPAQTNNLASGLMVAGAHAAIGEQTVASRASFVALDDA; the protein is encoded by the coding sequence ATGTTGTCAGTCGTTCCCGCAGGATTGGACGCGTTCGCCGCCGCTAACCAGGCTGCAGCAGAGCAGATTTCGAGCGCCAGCAGCGCTGATGCTGCGGCGATGTTGGGTGCGGTTGCCGCAGCAGTCGGCCCGATTGGAGCACCGTATCTGGTGGCGTACGCTCCGGCGCAAACGAACAATCTGGCAAGCGGGCTGATGGTGGCCGGCGCACACGCCGCCATCGGTGAGCAGACGGTGGCATCTCGTGCGTCCTTCGTAGCCCTCGACGACGCATGA
- a CDS encoding ESX secretion-associated protein EspG, whose amino-acid sequence MSSVLVEEVGSLDLVDLDALNKLHGGGFLPFPLRFTRPGRFASANEAEAHAASVSDRFRHGDLRTFTQCVTAYSTADIRVECHVQHIPADIPCGRVLAYRAEQLGFLVTQQPEQDVVDVYTVSPYDLGAAIAEAVPLAEPGGHHAIVVPEYAPRTEDVFDSDEFVIGDRRATSTEVLVPAAEVVVYSMIQSHWQPAKKWGRDPSKPALIWVGVDGDGDYVYADDQSHATPMTRRLLRERIDALIADDIEALREYRDY is encoded by the coding sequence GTGAGCTCGGTATTGGTGGAGGAAGTGGGAAGTCTCGATCTCGTCGACCTCGATGCGCTCAACAAGTTGCACGGTGGAGGCTTCCTACCCTTTCCGCTGAGGTTCACCAGACCCGGTCGCTTCGCGAGCGCGAACGAAGCGGAGGCCCACGCCGCCTCGGTATCGGATCGCTTCCGGCACGGCGACTTGAGGACGTTCACGCAGTGCGTCACCGCGTATTCGACGGCCGACATCCGGGTGGAGTGCCATGTCCAGCACATACCGGCGGACATCCCGTGCGGACGTGTACTCGCCTACCGGGCAGAGCAACTCGGCTTCTTAGTCACGCAGCAACCCGAGCAGGACGTGGTCGACGTGTACACGGTGTCACCGTACGACCTCGGTGCCGCCATCGCGGAGGCGGTTCCGTTGGCCGAGCCGGGTGGGCACCATGCCATCGTGGTACCCGAATACGCACCGCGGACTGAGGATGTCTTCGACAGTGACGAGTTCGTGATCGGCGACAGGCGCGCTACGTCGACGGAGGTGCTGGTACCGGCGGCTGAGGTCGTGGTCTACTCGATGATTCAGAGTCACTGGCAGCCCGCGAAGAAGTGGGGACGGGATCCGAGCAAGCCAGCGCTCATCTGGGTCGGCGTGGACGGCGATGGCGATTACGTGTACGCCGACGACCAGTCGCACGCGACTCCGATGACGAGACGGCTGCTGCGCGAGAGGATCGACGCACTCATCGCCGATGACATCGAAGCTCTGCGCGAGTACCGCGATTACTGA
- a CDS encoding WXG100 family type VII secretion target — MTVSLTPADADAKISQITDARDQAVAKMRQIEDTQQAMLAAAWMGHSATNYGKTSAQQHEDFNQIINTLNDVVEKGSTHIRSISNQDNN, encoded by the coding sequence ATGACCGTTTCACTCACCCCAGCGGACGCCGACGCCAAGATCTCCCAGATCACCGACGCGCGCGATCAGGCCGTCGCGAAGATGCGCCAGATCGAGGACACGCAGCAGGCCATGCTGGCGGCGGCCTGGATGGGCCACAGCGCCACCAACTACGGCAAGACCTCGGCCCAACAGCACGAGGACTTCAACCAGATCATCAACACCCTCAACGACGTCGTCGAAAAGGGTTCGACCCACATCCGTTCGATCTCCAACCAAGACAACAACTAA
- a CDS encoding ESX secretion-associated protein EspG, with protein sequence MTTALAPEFTLTVDECAAAATLVGVDTLPVVLAIPRGRRQPVVVDRACRALRTAKLLDGDAVHPDLAGILQTLRRPDRELAMRFVTPDGFVRITVARRGDACALGRRIGDDVVLRAVGSDVGATKAASLLLAQLPKARAALVASVGAPLTEMAERLSGTHDSLELADSIRAMGVEPATAMTLGAALGAREAFAEVVYHAITDFEDRMARCPGAVAVFYTRRGRIISSPSASPSGELWATLKAGTDHAFTQAIEQLVELSPQRWTPSIGTTTWN encoded by the coding sequence GTGACAACCGCCCTTGCGCCCGAGTTCACCCTCACCGTGGATGAGTGTGCCGCCGCCGCAACACTGGTCGGTGTGGACACGCTTCCGGTGGTACTGGCGATTCCGAGAGGTCGGCGACAGCCGGTGGTCGTCGACCGCGCGTGCCGAGCTCTGCGGACGGCCAAGCTCCTCGACGGTGACGCGGTTCATCCCGATCTGGCAGGCATCCTGCAGACACTTCGCCGGCCGGACCGCGAGTTGGCGATGCGGTTCGTGACGCCCGATGGCTTCGTCCGCATCACCGTCGCCCGTCGCGGCGACGCGTGTGCACTCGGACGACGAATCGGCGACGACGTCGTCCTTCGAGCAGTCGGCTCGGACGTCGGCGCGACCAAGGCGGCATCGTTACTGCTGGCCCAATTGCCGAAGGCACGGGCCGCTCTCGTCGCCTCGGTGGGTGCGCCGCTGACCGAGATGGCCGAGCGCCTATCCGGAACCCACGACTCGCTCGAGTTGGCGGATTCCATCCGCGCCATGGGAGTGGAGCCGGCCACCGCGATGACCTTGGGCGCCGCGCTGGGAGCTCGCGAGGCGTTCGCCGAAGTCGTCTACCACGCGATCACCGACTTCGAGGACAGGATGGCGCGCTGCCCCGGTGCCGTCGCCGTCTTCTACACCAGGCGGGGTCGAATCATATCGTCGCCCAGTGCATCCCCGAGCGGTGAGTTGTGGGCGACGCTGAAAGCGGGAACGGATCACGCCTTCACCCAGGCGATCGAGCAGCTGGTCGAGCTGTCCCCTCAACGTTGGACTCCGTCCATCGGAACAACAACGTGGAATTAG
- a CDS encoding PPE domain-containing protein produces MAFTSVSWESRSAEVLARDLTEGSGPTSIGQTGAAWVRVADELAAIHNDYVATVAKIKSAFVSQGGDAVARKLDDFGQWLAAASLSAAGNGEQAEQSAVAYSVAVLAMPSVSEAVQARTVSDIMGSLAAYNGAVLDGRFAEFDEAATRTQANAAAVMYQYEDANSALAAPWLQPPPPDVCTSRALDAERASDTNAEDAAAGGGAGGTSGMPAPAPIPLAPFRSQAVAGTSTKAVTSSTAASGATSGGAGLGGGYGPMGAMARGSADREHHSSIVGGPADGGAESGSSLSSSDASWIPVTSSHDAPFVNVSWDATGFDDGLAAGGPDVDQFAHQQGSTLEQVSDHWAAPAVIGADRELTL; encoded by the coding sequence ATGGCATTCACCAGTGTTTCGTGGGAGTCGCGTAGCGCCGAAGTACTGGCTCGGGACTTGACCGAGGGCTCGGGCCCGACGTCGATCGGGCAAACCGGCGCAGCCTGGGTGCGCGTGGCCGACGAATTGGCAGCCATTCACAACGATTACGTCGCAACCGTCGCAAAGATCAAGAGCGCGTTCGTTTCCCAGGGCGGAGACGCCGTAGCGCGAAAGCTCGACGACTTCGGTCAGTGGCTTGCGGCCGCGAGTCTCAGTGCGGCGGGCAACGGCGAGCAGGCCGAGCAGTCCGCGGTGGCCTACAGCGTCGCGGTGTTGGCGATGCCGAGCGTTTCCGAGGCCGTTCAGGCCAGGACGGTCAGCGATATCATGGGTTCACTCGCGGCTTACAACGGTGCCGTTCTCGACGGACGCTTCGCCGAATTCGACGAAGCCGCAACGCGGACGCAGGCCAATGCGGCCGCCGTGATGTATCAGTACGAGGATGCGAACAGCGCGCTGGCCGCGCCCTGGTTGCAGCCCCCGCCGCCCGACGTGTGCACCAGTAGAGCGTTGGATGCGGAGCGCGCATCGGACACGAACGCGGAAGACGCCGCCGCCGGCGGTGGTGCAGGCGGTACGTCGGGAATGCCCGCGCCAGCACCAATCCCGCTGGCCCCCTTTCGCTCTCAAGCTGTGGCGGGCACCTCCACCAAAGCCGTCACCTCCAGCACCGCCGCCAGTGGCGCCACGTCCGGCGGAGCGGGCCTCGGCGGTGGATACGGACCGATGGGGGCCATGGCCCGAGGCTCCGCTGACCGCGAACACCATTCGTCGATCGTGGGCGGACCGGCCGACGGTGGTGCAGAGTCGGGATCCTCGTTGTCGTCATCCGACGCGTCGTGGATACCGGTCACGTCGTCCCATGACGCGCCGTTCGTGAACGTGAGTTGGGATGCCACGGGATTCGACGACGGCCTCGCCGCCGGCGGACCCGACGTGGACCAGTTCGCCCACCAGCAGGGCTCGACGCTGGAGCAGGTGTCGGATCACTGGGCGGCCCCGGCGGTCATCGGCGCAGACAGGGAGCTGACGTTGTGA
- a CDS encoding PE family protein, which translates to MANNDGLQMQPTEVSDAARQLDDLANRIDDLMATERSNLATTPAGRDEVSTHAATTLEAVSTSFGESIDQGIVELRQVAATLRAHTDSVMAAEEGFAV; encoded by the coding sequence ATGGCGAACAACGATGGACTTCAGATGCAGCCGACGGAGGTGTCGGACGCGGCCAGGCAACTCGACGACTTGGCCAATCGCATCGACGACCTGATGGCTACCGAACGGTCCAACCTGGCTACGACGCCGGCGGGTCGCGACGAAGTGTCGACGCACGCGGCGACGACCCTCGAGGCCGTGTCGACGTCGTTCGGAGAATCGATCGACCAAGGCATCGTCGAGCTACGACAGGTGGCGGCGACACTGCGTGCCCACACCGATTCCGTGATGGCGGCCGAAGAGGGCTTCGCCGTCTGA
- a CDS encoding class I SAM-dependent methyltransferase: MQQVTGNKPWRWAKSRESHQQMADMIYGYFASQIVRTFVELSIADHLADGPRSTDEIAERTGAEPVVVARLLRTGIVYGLIEVDADGRHHGTPLTETLQSSAPRSLRGMALGATNNSHWTPWSGLPGAARTGQCQSEAKLGMPSFDYLAQNPVEAEEFTAYMESLTGLWAIDLARVIDTEGVGLAIDVGGANGALLRELRVANPGLRGVVFDRPDVATAVAPVVAESGESDHIQVIGGDFFEGVPAGDLYLLKFILHDWDDDRCVQILSRCREAMRPGARVVIIEMIVGESNDPGVAALMDLNMLVVTGGRERSITEYDELLKRAGLQRISVSNDSPPQGVIESVAL, encoded by the coding sequence GTGCAGCAGGTTACGGGTAACAAGCCGTGGCGTTGGGCGAAGTCACGCGAGTCGCATCAACAGATGGCCGACATGATCTACGGTTACTTCGCCAGTCAGATCGTCCGCACCTTCGTGGAACTGAGCATCGCCGATCACCTCGCGGACGGCCCGCGGAGCACCGACGAGATCGCCGAGCGGACCGGCGCCGAGCCGGTGGTCGTCGCGCGTTTGCTGCGGACGGGAATCGTCTACGGGCTCATCGAGGTCGACGCTGACGGGCGTCATCATGGGACTCCGTTGACGGAGACCCTGCAGTCTTCAGCACCGCGATCTCTGCGCGGGATGGCGCTCGGAGCCACCAACAACTCTCACTGGACGCCGTGGTCGGGCCTCCCCGGTGCGGCGCGAACAGGACAGTGCCAAAGTGAGGCGAAGCTGGGGATGCCCAGTTTCGACTACCTGGCGCAGAATCCCGTGGAGGCCGAGGAGTTCACTGCCTACATGGAGAGTTTGACCGGTCTGTGGGCCATCGACCTCGCGCGCGTCATCGACACCGAAGGAGTCGGGCTGGCCATCGACGTGGGGGGTGCCAACGGCGCTCTGCTTCGGGAGCTTCGAGTCGCCAACCCCGGCCTGCGCGGCGTCGTCTTCGACCGTCCTGACGTCGCAACCGCCGTGGCGCCGGTGGTCGCGGAGTCAGGGGAGAGCGACCACATCCAGGTCATCGGAGGCGACTTCTTCGAGGGTGTGCCCGCCGGCGATCTCTATCTGCTGAAGTTCATTCTGCATGACTGGGACGACGACCGGTGCGTTCAGATCCTCTCCCGTTGTCGTGAGGCGATGCGGCCCGGCGCTCGAGTCGTGATCATCGAGATGATCGTCGGGGAGAGCAACGATCCCGGCGTCGCAGCGCTGATGGACCTCAACATGCTGGTCGTCACCGGCGGCAGGGAGCGTTCCATCACCGAGTACGACGAACTGTTGAAAAGGGCTGGTCTGCAACGTATCTCGGTATCCAACGACAGTCCTCCGCAGGGAGTTATCGAAAGCGTCGCGCTCTGA
- a CDS encoding phosphatase PAP2 family protein: MRIRVMGLGAVVCLGVLVSTGTANAQDTTSMRALRGLVPVSALNTTDAGRAALARNFEVTGAIQNGTNGQPTLLPFTEQQQLALRDAFITDGNAFELADGLGTSLGDSYQTVTSYTRGDDGKVGYTNVSPAVADLIAFTSATTKADSNAGKYFFANATTDGTTPVGAAEMAIMREVGGVTDVFGRAYNTPAGSENADSHGNSRPFQTEPHLLTFSGKDFFGDDSDNETWLRGPAQNLVDSPSYPSGHTTHGYTESLLLALLVPERYPEMMARAAEYGNNRIIIGAHYAMDVLGGRTLATYDVAQLLANKSHYVGVERGGVRIDDFQQALTAARSDLTSALAGACGHPVAVCADDDRSRFANPDASAAFVETTQTYGLPVVHAQQADAEVDVGKIAPEAGYLLTAAYPYLSLERADAILTDTLGPGGGFLDDGNAFGVYSRLDLYRAAREAIAAAPPR, encoded by the coding sequence GTGAGAATACGCGTAATGGGTCTGGGCGCGGTCGTGTGCTTGGGCGTGTTGGTGAGCACCGGCACGGCCAACGCTCAGGACACGACCAGCATGCGCGCCCTTCGCGGCCTGGTGCCCGTGAGTGCGCTCAACACGACCGACGCCGGTCGCGCCGCGCTGGCGCGCAACTTCGAAGTCACCGGCGCCATCCAGAACGGAACGAACGGCCAGCCGACGCTGCTGCCCTTCACCGAGCAACAGCAACTGGCACTGCGCGACGCCTTCATCACGGACGGTAACGCGTTCGAGCTGGCCGACGGTCTGGGTACCAGTCTGGGTGACTCGTACCAGACGGTCACGTCGTACACCCGCGGCGACGACGGGAAGGTCGGCTACACCAATGTCTCGCCCGCCGTCGCCGACCTGATCGCATTCACCTCGGCCACCACCAAGGCGGATTCCAATGCGGGCAAGTACTTCTTCGCCAACGCGACGACCGACGGGACGACGCCCGTCGGCGCAGCGGAGATGGCGATCATGCGGGAAGTGGGCGGAGTCACCGACGTCTTCGGCAGGGCCTACAACACGCCTGCCGGCAGCGAGAACGCCGACAGCCACGGAAATTCCCGTCCTTTCCAAACCGAACCGCACCTACTCACCTTCAGTGGAAAGGACTTCTTCGGCGACGACTCCGACAACGAAACGTGGCTACGCGGTCCGGCCCAGAATCTGGTGGACAGCCCGTCCTATCCCAGCGGTCACACCACGCACGGATACACCGAATCTCTGCTGTTGGCGTTGTTGGTGCCCGAGCGCTACCCGGAGATGATGGCGCGTGCCGCCGAGTACGGCAACAACCGCATCATCATCGGCGCGCACTACGCGATGGACGTACTCGGGGGTAGGACGCTGGCCACCTACGACGTCGCACAGTTGCTGGCGAACAAGTCCCATTACGTCGGCGTCGAGCGGGGCGGCGTCCGGATCGACGACTTCCAACAGGCGCTGACCGCGGCGCGATCAGACCTCACGTCAGCCCTGGCGGGCGCATGCGGGCACCCGGTGGCGGTGTGTGCGGACGACGACCGGAGTCGCTTCGCCAACCCCGACGCCAGCGCCGCATTCGTCGAGACCACCCAGACCTACGGGTTGCCGGTCGTCCACGCGCAGCAAGCTGACGCCGAGGTCGATGTCGGCAAGATCGCTCCCGAGGCCGGATACCTGCTGACGGCGGCGTATCCCTATCTCTCGCTCGAACGGGCCGATGCCATCCTCACCGACACGCTGGGTCCGGGCGGCGGCTTCCTGGATGACGGCAACGCCTTCGGGGTGTACTCGCGCCTCGACCTGTACCGCGCGGCGCGTGAGGCCATCGCGGCCGCACCGCCGCGATAA
- a CDS encoding DUF6924 domain-containing protein yields the protein MGVQLGSRNFDLPLEDSLLIRLDFTDDEAWRAVCQAVQKPTPDDGFVGFFDFVDERALDGTDVDELIALLPDETFYVADSRTTSDPELSILVVGYAAEDDSEEAALVPSSFRVIPSAAWMPENNLRIGNMDFEEFLDSVDEDGVLRGVD from the coding sequence ATGGGTGTGCAGTTGGGTAGCAGGAACTTCGATCTGCCGCTTGAGGACTCGTTGCTGATCCGGCTGGATTTCACCGACGACGAGGCCTGGCGTGCGGTGTGTCAAGCAGTGCAGAAGCCCACGCCCGACGACGGATTCGTCGGCTTCTTCGACTTCGTCGACGAGCGGGCCCTGGATGGCACCGATGTCGACGAGCTCATCGCGCTGTTGCCGGACGAGACGTTCTACGTGGCCGATTCACGAACCACGTCCGATCCCGAACTTTCGATCCTGGTCGTCGGCTACGCCGCCGAGGACGACTCCGAGGAAGCAGCGCTGGTGCCCAGCTCCTTCCGCGTCATCCCCTCGGCCGCCTGGATGCCCGAGAACAACTTGAGGATCGGCAACATGGACTTCGAGGAGTTCCTCGACTCCGTGGACGAGGACGGGGTGCTCCGCGGCGTCGACTGA
- a CDS encoding LysR family transcriptional regulator, giving the protein MATLRALQCLVALVEHGSISAAAAALELSLPALSHQIASLEKELGAPVVERQRRGVRVTAVGRATAEEARIALRAAEQAVTVGRRVGGEAGDRLRISCDETMTAWLLAPILRRWRAARPDVQLDLMEFTDSAAALASIDEDRADVAIGAHHARTTGLVTMLGEEDVVVLARLGHRFADGPDVAMTELSTEPFVHYHPADPFAEWIDRHAALHDVVLKPMVRTRSPNTAAQLAIAGLGVTIVPVSVLHSLRVGVARPLSPRLDREVVAVVSRTPHVLALEFLEDARQRRVPGWRVPA; this is encoded by the coding sequence ATGGCGACGCTGCGGGCACTCCAATGCCTCGTCGCATTGGTGGAGCACGGTTCGATCAGTGCCGCGGCGGCGGCGTTGGAACTGTCCTTACCGGCGTTGTCGCATCAGATCGCGTCGTTGGAGAAGGAACTCGGCGCTCCCGTGGTGGAGCGGCAGCGGCGAGGCGTGCGCGTCACCGCCGTCGGGCGTGCCACTGCGGAGGAGGCGCGCATCGCTCTGCGTGCTGCCGAGCAGGCGGTCACCGTGGGGCGGCGGGTGGGCGGCGAGGCCGGTGACCGGCTGCGCATCTCCTGCGACGAGACGATGACGGCCTGGCTGCTCGCGCCGATCCTCAGGCGTTGGCGCGCGGCGCGGCCCGACGTCCAACTCGATCTGATGGAGTTCACCGATTCAGCGGCCGCCCTGGCTTCGATCGACGAGGACCGGGCCGACGTCGCGATCGGAGCGCATCACGCCCGCACGACCGGTCTGGTCACCATGTTGGGCGAAGAAGACGTCGTCGTGTTGGCACGGTTGGGGCATCGGTTCGCCGATGGGCCGGACGTGGCCATGACGGAACTGAGCACCGAGCCGTTCGTGCACTACCACCCAGCCGATCCGTTCGCCGAGTGGATCGACCGACACGCCGCACTCCACGACGTCGTCCTCAAGCCCATGGTCCGTACCCGCAGCCCCAATACCGCTGCGCAGCTGGCCATCGCCGGACTCGGGGTGACCATCGTCCCGGTATCCGTACTGCACTCCCTCCGCGTGGGGGTAGCGCGACCGCTGAGCCCCAGGCTCGACCGCGAAGTCGTGGCGGTCGTCTCCCGGACGCCACATGTCCTGGCCCTGGAATTCCTTGAAGACGCCCGCCAGCGGCGCGTCCCCGGCTGGCGGGTTCCCGCATGA